In Dictyoglomus sp. NZ13-RE01, one DNA window encodes the following:
- a CDS encoding D-alanine--D-alanine ligase, which produces MKVGVLIGIKSSESEIAQRTAKNVISALEYKGYNVVPIPIDENLVENLKREKINVAFISAHGIFGEDGTVQGLLELLGIPYIGSGVLASALAMNKIMSKKIFTYENIPTPKWLYLHKRDLEEKDLESIKYLVRELKFPLAIKPASQGSTIGFTKLEREEELKSALEYAFQYDNEVVIEEFIYGKEITASIFDTKKTICFPLIEIIPKSQTGLYDYTAKYTPGMSAHIIPARLENDIYLKAQDLGIKAHKALGCRHFSRVDMIVEHETNNIYVLEVNTIPGMTSTSLYPEAAKAYGIEFPDLLSMLIDHVLGRE; this is translated from the coding sequence ATAAAGGTTGGAGTATTAATTGGAATTAAATCTTCTGAGAGTGAAATTGCTCAAAGAACAGCTAAAAATGTGATCTCAGCCTTGGAATACAAAGGCTATAACGTAGTTCCAATACCTATAGATGAAAATTTAGTTGAAAATTTAAAAAGAGAAAAAATTAACGTCGCCTTTATATCCGCTCATGGTATTTTTGGAGAGGATGGAACAGTACAAGGACTTTTAGAACTCCTTGGAATACCATATATTGGTTCAGGAGTGCTAGCAAGTGCTTTAGCAATGAACAAAATCATGAGCAAAAAAATATTTACCTATGAAAACATTCCAACTCCCAAATGGCTATATTTACACAAAAGAGATTTGGAGGAAAAAGATTTAGAAAGCATCAAATATTTAGTTAGGGAGCTTAAATTTCCTTTAGCAATAAAACCTGCATCTCAGGGCTCTACAATCGGATTTACGAAATTAGAAAGGGAGGAAGAGTTAAAAAGTGCATTAGAATATGCTTTTCAGTATGATAACGAAGTTGTTATTGAAGAGTTCATTTACGGAAAAGAAATAACTGCAAGCATATTTGATACTAAAAAAACCATATGTTTTCCACTAATAGAAATAATTCCAAAGTCACAAACAGGTCTTTACGACTACACAGCTAAATATACGCCTGGTATGAGTGCTCACATAATACCTGCAAGATTAGAAAATGATATATATTTAAAGGCTCAAGACTTAGGAATTAAAGCCCATAAAGCTCTTGGATGTAGACATTTTTCAAGAGTTGATATGATTGTAGAACATGAAACAAATAATATTTACGTATTAGAAGTAAACACTATTCCTGGCATGACCTCTACAAGTCTCTACCCCGAAGCTGCTAAAGCTTACGGGATAGAGTTTCCTGACCTTTTAAGCATGTTAATTGATCATGTCTTAGGAAGGGAGTGA